The Silvanigrella paludirubra genome includes a window with the following:
- a CDS encoding HAMP domain-containing methyl-accepting chemotaxis protein, giving the protein MKKKSLSFKLNVSIIILLSLIIFSGLYTIYMINKTQSFAQETGKSWMPSVLSTSKMSEGVGKYARRILGLLSTSLINTNEEENKKGLAEDIKALDKYAKNIDEYIENHKKLLSGPEEKVLLDDIIQKWKTYDNASREAIEINKKGQKEEAIKLILTKARKAAAELEEAVQKLATYNYNNGVASTEKGASLTSLTVMTMTTIIAASILIALFIFNLIRNTTKSLNAAIDNLKNQSVSTNEIANSLKNGSHILSDSVTEQAASIHETSAAINEITSMVNRTAENAKESTNVATGASQKTESGQKTMERLVNAMETIQESNNQLQNIAEIINQINAKTAVINDIVSKTELLSLNASIESARAGEYGKGFAVVAEEVGNLAKISGKSAQEIQALITSSQEQVNKILGLTKERVDEGKKVTAEAQESFHQISEDISTMASVIQQISDATREQEIGVRQISSAMSNIDKATQKSQVAVTSTQESSTNLVEQSEKLDSTATGIEILIKGAS; this is encoded by the coding sequence ATGAAAAAAAAGAGCCTATCATTTAAATTAAATGTATCCATAATAATTTTACTTTCTTTAATTATTTTTTCAGGTCTTTATACAATTTACATGATAAATAAAACACAATCCTTTGCACAAGAAACGGGAAAAAGCTGGATGCCAAGCGTTTTATCCACAAGCAAAATGAGTGAAGGAGTTGGTAAATACGCAAGACGTATATTAGGATTATTATCAACTTCTCTAATTAACACAAATGAAGAAGAAAATAAAAAAGGCCTTGCCGAAGACATTAAAGCATTAGACAAATATGCGAAAAATATTGACGAATATATTGAAAATCATAAAAAACTTTTAAGTGGTCCTGAAGAAAAAGTTTTGTTAGATGATATCATTCAAAAATGGAAAACCTACGACAATGCAAGCCGTGAAGCCATTGAAATAAATAAAAAAGGACAAAAAGAAGAAGCCATAAAATTAATATTAACTAAAGCTAGAAAAGCAGCTGCAGAATTAGAAGAAGCTGTTCAAAAACTTGCGACATATAATTACAATAACGGGGTGGCTTCTACAGAAAAAGGCGCAAGTTTAACTAGTTTAACTGTAATGACAATGACGACTATTATTGCCGCTTCTATTTTAATAGCCTTATTTATTTTTAATTTAATTAGGAATACAACAAAGTCTCTTAATGCGGCTATTGATAATTTAAAAAATCAAAGTGTTTCTACAAATGAAATTGCAAATAGCTTAAAAAATGGATCGCATATTTTATCGGATTCGGTAACGGAACAAGCTGCTTCAATTCATGAAACAAGTGCCGCAATAAATGAAATTACTAGTATGGTAAATAGAACGGCAGAAAATGCAAAAGAATCGACAAATGTGGCGACAGGAGCATCTCAAAAAACAGAGTCTGGACAAAAGACAATGGAAAGACTCGTAAATGCGATGGAAACCATTCAAGAATCCAACAATCAACTTCAAAATATTGCTGAGATAATCAATCAAATTAATGCAAAAACAGCAGTTATTAATGACATTGTTTCAAAAACAGAGTTATTATCTTTAAATGCATCAATTGAATCGGCCAGAGCAGGTGAATACGGAAAAGGATTTGCTGTGGTTGCAGAAGAAGTAGGAAATTTGGCCAAAATTAGTGGTAAATCGGCACAAGAAATACAAGCACTCATTACTTCAAGCCAAGAACAAGTTAACAAAATTTTAGGCTTGACAAAAGAGCGTGTAGACGAAGGGAAAAAAGTAACAGCGGAAGCACAGGAATCTTTCCATCAAATTTCTGAAGATATTTCAACTATGGCAAGTGTTATCCAACAAATATCGGATGCTACCCGTGAACAAGAAATTGGCGTTAGGCAAATATCATCTGCAATGTCCAATATAGATAAAGCAACACAAAAAAGCCAAGTTGCTGTTACAAGCACTCAAGAATCTTCAACAAATTTAGTTGAACAAAGTGAAAAATTAGATTCTACCGCAACTGGAATTGAAATTCTAATTAAGGGTGCTTCTTAA
- a CDS encoding HEAT repeat domain-containing protein, with translation MLNKKIIFFCILAYLFQFIIENLAISSSSFFIDVIGAEQLPKALIISSLLTPIVIFVLSLLEGFKKSRQYKVLFLILFSISFLFFMFYNTGVPNFYSKTVWMYQIFGSLFSLISIILYWNLINAYFYVFESKLFFSYFIISEEIGAISSDVLINKIFYGFSIAQYFLVNIVLLIILLFFYFYVFKIKVINEEIVDDSHKESKSEEKNNSFLKNKSLFNLAFLYIVVICLFHFITTLITYQFNFAAGATYGNTEDLNKFFSEFQFFSSLLIIATSYSLNKFLFTKSKIIFQHLLYGVCLLFLVYFMNISYTFYVIAAVEMAKVILEHSLFQTSYEHFTASFNEKVSDKLRNYTEGFYVPAIIVISGLFMNFFPSKFSFYYLNFSMLFCILFVIFLAFLIKNYYYKYHLDNVKSNIGNIRSIQALGEKNNIPALKVLMENFEKTQDRFLKKNMVISMGKINSDKTIDYIFNVLNNSDEFMQSAAVEALFNYKSFKVEYLLVEFVLGEKNKSLYIRHKVISFINKVYKNAIVPFFMHLLYSDDHRVVANTIENFWEINDKKLIPYMIKFLNHPSNRVRANVIILIYNYKISYYNSTCIVSLMSLKKSSILNDNLSFVFVVGFLKIEKYSQDVEKIYERLKNTEFFKERLVENFAFSFSGLKNPIGDDLFQFLFLESVNYPQSLLYKFKLLSLSQRINILKTFMEAGFGDIVQQNLYNNFKNSIYDLSFEVEMIEELMNKKIEK, from the coding sequence ATGTTAAACAAAAAAATAATATTTTTCTGTATATTAGCATATCTATTTCAATTTATTATTGAAAATTTAGCAATTAGTTCAAGTTCTTTTTTTATTGATGTTATTGGTGCAGAGCAATTACCAAAAGCTCTCATTATTTCTTCGTTATTAACACCAATTGTTATCTTTGTTCTTTCTTTACTTGAAGGATTTAAAAAATCAAGACAATATAAAGTTTTATTTTTAATTTTATTTTCTATTTCATTTCTATTTTTCATGTTTTATAATACAGGTGTACCAAATTTTTATTCAAAAACAGTTTGGATGTATCAAATATTTGGAAGTTTGTTTTCTTTAATAAGTATAATTTTGTATTGGAATTTAATTAATGCTTATTTTTATGTATTTGAATCAAAATTATTTTTCTCTTATTTTATAATATCAGAAGAAATAGGAGCTATTTCGTCTGATGTATTAATTAATAAAATATTTTACGGATTTAGTATAGCTCAATACTTTTTGGTTAATATAGTATTATTAATTATTTTATTGTTTTTTTATTTTTATGTATTTAAAATAAAAGTTATTAATGAAGAAATTGTGGATGATAGTCATAAAGAGAGTAAATCTGAAGAAAAGAATAATAGTTTTTTGAAAAATAAGTCTTTATTTAATTTGGCGTTTTTATATATTGTAGTGATTTGCTTATTTCACTTTATAACTACTTTAATTACATATCAATTTAACTTTGCAGCAGGTGCAACTTATGGAAATACAGAAGATTTAAATAAGTTTTTTTCAGAGTTTCAATTTTTTTCCAGCTTATTAATTATAGCTACGAGTTATTCATTAAATAAATTTTTATTTACAAAGTCTAAGATTATATTCCAGCATCTATTGTATGGAGTTTGTCTTCTATTTTTGGTTTATTTTATGAATATTTCATATACATTTTATGTAATTGCTGCAGTAGAAATGGCAAAAGTTATTTTGGAGCATTCCTTATTTCAAACCTCTTACGAGCACTTTACAGCATCATTTAATGAAAAAGTGAGTGATAAGCTTAGGAATTATACAGAAGGTTTTTATGTACCAGCTATTATAGTTATATCCGGTTTATTTATGAACTTTTTTCCAAGTAAATTTAGTTTCTATTATTTGAATTTTTCTATGTTATTTTGTATATTGTTTGTTATATTTTTAGCGTTTTTAATTAAAAATTATTATTACAAATATCATCTTGATAATGTGAAAAGCAATATTGGAAATATAAGATCGATTCAAGCTTTAGGAGAAAAAAATAATATTCCAGCCTTAAAAGTATTAATGGAAAACTTTGAAAAAACCCAGGATCGTTTTTTAAAAAAGAATATGGTTATTTCAATGGGAAAAATAAATAGCGACAAAACAATAGATTATATTTTTAATGTGCTAAATAATAGTGATGAATTTATGCAATCTGCAGCAGTAGAAGCATTATTTAATTATAAATCATTTAAGGTTGAATATTTATTGGTTGAATTTGTTTTAGGAGAAAAAAATAAGAGTTTATATATTAGGCATAAAGTGATTTCATTTATTAATAAAGTTTATAAAAACGCGATAGTCCCTTTTTTTATGCATTTACTATATAGCGATGATCATAGAGTGGTTGCAAATACAATCGAGAATTTTTGGGAAATAAATGATAAAAAATTGATTCCTTATATGATTAAGTTTTTAAATCATCCTAGCAATAGAGTTCGTGCAAATGTTATTATTTTAATTTATAATTATAAAATAAGTTATTATAATAGTACTTGTATTGTTTCACTAATGTCTTTAAAGAAATCAAGTATCTTAAATGATAACTTGTCTTTTGTTTTTGTGGTCGGGTTTTTAAAAATAGAAAAATATTCTCAAGATGTAGAAAAAATATATGAAAGATTAAAAAACACAGAGTTTTTTAAGGAAAGATTGGTAGAAAATTTTGCGTTTTCTTTTTCTGGGCTAAAAAATCCTATTGGGGATGATCTTTTTCAATTTTTATTTTTAGAGTCTGTAAATTACCCACAAAGTTTACTATATAAGTTTAAGCTTTTGTCTTTATCGCAACGAATAAATATTTTAAAGACATTTATGGAAGCTGGTTTCGGAGATATTGTTCAACAAAATTTATATAATAACTTTAAAAATTCAATCTATGATTTAAGTTTTGAAGTTGAAATGATAGAAGAACTAATGAATAAAAAAATAGAAAAATAA
- a CDS encoding methyltransferase domain-containing protein, producing the protein MFVNKPKSNIWMTEYLSPSEIYRSLVSEVIYQGKSLFQNISIVKLLNDSKALYLDNQLQSTTADEFIYHETIVHIPFILNKNPESILIIGAGEGATAREALKWKTVKEITLIEIDKDVIDFCAKYLPEMSLNSYKDPRVKIEICDARVFLENTTKKFDVIICDLCDQNLDKNQIINIDFLKKCKNILNENGNICIQSGEMPFQKNISFSNYIQMLKTEFNTVKIFTAWIPSFCRNWSFVLLHNKKDKSILIEEIKNIIVEKIDKELLYINDQTILGVLNPPKYIQDFEK; encoded by the coding sequence ATGTTTGTAAATAAGCCTAAATCAAATATTTGGATGACAGAATATTTATCTCCAAGCGAAATTTATCGGTCATTAGTTTCCGAGGTTATATATCAAGGGAAAAGTCTTTTTCAAAATATAAGTATTGTAAAACTTTTAAATGATAGTAAAGCGCTCTATTTGGACAATCAATTACAATCAACAACGGCAGATGAGTTTATTTATCATGAAACAATTGTTCATATACCTTTTATTTTAAATAAAAATCCTGAGAGTATTTTAATTATAGGAGCTGGTGAAGGAGCAACCGCTCGCGAAGCTTTAAAATGGAAAACAGTAAAAGAAATAACATTAATTGAAATAGATAAAGATGTTATTGATTTTTGTGCTAAATATCTTCCAGAAATGAGTTTAAATTCTTATAAAGATCCTAGGGTTAAAATTGAAATATGTGATGCAAGGGTTTTTTTAGAAAATACGACAAAAAAATTTGATGTTATAATTTGTGATTTGTGTGATCAAAACTTAGATAAAAATCAGATTATAAATATTGATTTTTTAAAAAAATGTAAAAATATTTTAAATGAAAATGGAAATATTTGTATTCAATCTGGCGAAATGCCATTTCAAAAAAATATATCATTTTCTAATTATATTCAAATGCTAAAAACAGAATTTAATACAGTAAAAATATTTACTGCATGGATCCCTTCTTTTTGTAGAAATTGGTCATTTGTACTTCTTCATAATAAAAAAGATAAATCTATTCTAATAGAAGAGATAAAAAATATTATAGTTGAAAAAATTGATAAAGAACTTTTATATATCAACGATCAAACAATTTTAGGAGTGCTAAATCCACCAAAATATATCCAAGATTTTGAGAAATAG
- a CDS encoding methyl-accepting chemotaxis protein: MRNISFAKKIYFSILILMVIILLNSFYTIMVINKTQNYSNETALFWLPSVDTSQDMKYTIAQIRRRELIISYPLSKKEIEENLQVIDERLISMQMSINKYQKLITLAEEKKIFDEFNDNFNNYLKNRQKFVDLIKSNRIAEAHNYLIINLDKPLQNSQDLLEKISQLNYKGSIKSTQNGEYLTNLTNLSMLFIMVSSLFIIMAIILLVKKSTKSMIKEIDNLKTHSNSTSTIGNSLKQSSNDLSKSTELQTNSVHKTSAAIDQISSMINRTAENATSTLLVSKNASDKAKEGEKIMNHLEKAMETIEESSTQLQNIAVIITQINTKTAVINDIVAKTELLSLNASIESARAGEHGKGFAVVAEEVGNLAKISGKAANEIQLLLQSSQTQVNTIIDTTKARVIDGKNVTLDAHEVFKAISENIVTVTSVIEQISDATKEQETGIKLISNSMVEIEKSTQNSKGIVQLTEESSLKLVEQSKTLDETTNILEKLFKGK, translated from the coding sequence GTGAGAAATATTAGTTTTGCAAAAAAAATATATTTTTCAATTTTGATATTAATGGTAATTATTTTATTAAATTCATTTTATACGATTATGGTTATAAATAAAACTCAAAATTATTCTAATGAAACAGCTTTATTTTGGCTACCAAGCGTGGACACATCGCAGGATATGAAGTACACGATAGCCCAAATAAGAAGAAGAGAATTAATTATATCGTATCCATTATCTAAAAAAGAAATAGAGGAAAACTTACAAGTTATAGATGAAAGATTAATTAGCATGCAAATGTCTATAAATAAATATCAGAAACTTATTACACTTGCTGAAGAAAAAAAGATATTCGATGAGTTTAATGATAACTTCAATAATTATTTAAAAAACAGGCAAAAATTCGTTGACTTAATAAAATCTAATAGAATAGCAGAAGCTCATAACTATTTAATAATTAATTTAGACAAACCTCTTCAAAATTCACAAGATCTATTAGAGAAAATAAGCCAGTTAAATTACAAAGGGTCTATTAAGTCAACCCAAAATGGAGAGTATTTAACAAACTTAACAAATTTAAGCATGTTATTTATTATGGTTTCTTCCTTATTTATAATTATGGCAATCATTCTCTTAGTTAAAAAAAGTACTAAAAGTATGATTAAAGAAATTGACAATTTAAAAACACATAGCAATTCAACAAGCACAATAGGAAATAGTTTAAAACAAAGCTCAAATGATCTTTCTAAATCTACTGAATTACAAACAAACTCCGTCCATAAAACAAGTGCTGCTATAGACCAAATATCAAGTATGATAAATAGAACAGCAGAAAATGCAACTTCCACATTACTTGTTTCAAAAAATGCTTCAGACAAAGCAAAAGAAGGTGAAAAAATAATGAATCACCTTGAAAAAGCAATGGAAACAATTGAAGAGTCGAGCACTCAATTACAAAACATTGCAGTCATTATAACACAAATCAATACGAAAACAGCGGTTATCAATGACATAGTAGCAAAAACAGAATTGCTTTCTTTAAACGCCTCAATTGAATCCGCTCGAGCGGGAGAACACGGAAAAGGATTTGCCGTTGTTGCTGAAGAAGTTGGTAATTTAGCTAAAATAAGTGGAAAAGCAGCAAATGAAATTCAACTATTATTACAATCGAGTCAAACTCAAGTAAACACAATTATCGACACGACAAAAGCCAGAGTTATAGATGGCAAAAATGTTACTTTAGATGCTCATGAGGTATTTAAAGCAATATCGGAAAATATTGTTACAGTTACCTCAGTTATTGAACAAATATCAGATGCAACAAAAGAACAAGAAACTGGAATTAAACTTATTTCAAATTCTATGGTTGAAATTGAAAAATCAACTCAAAATAGCAAAGGCATTGTTCAATTAACAGAAGAATCTTCGCTCAAATTAGTAGAACAAAGTAAAACCCTAGATGAAACAACAAATATTTTAGAAAAGTTATTTAAAGGAAAATAA
- a CDS encoding HAMP domain-containing methyl-accepting chemotaxis protein, with translation MSSRSLDFKLNASTLTLLILIIGVSFYSMFMINKTHFYAEDTGKNWLPSIVSVGELNRDLTMAPRRLITYTLDWFYDQPKETKTKSAESLSNYIKSFDEHLKAYSPLVSGPAEKVFYDKCLENWNILQAQMKEVQTIAESGSGLAAFTLYREKTLPLVLKLRESLIELSDFNYNGGLESTKQGAYLTYLTNITMTITILVSIIIGILIFKIIISSTKLIEKAIHNLKKQSVETNKIANNLKASSKLLASSVSEQASSIHETSAAINEITSMVNRTAENARESTDVAKSASEKSEIGQNTMNKLVKAMETIQESNVQLQNIAGIINQINTKTAVINDIVSKTELLSLNASIESARAGEYGKGFAVVAEEVGNLAKISGKSANEIQELITTSQEQVNKILELTKERVEGGKKVTAEAQDSFIKISEDIIKMSGVIQQIFEATKEQEIGVRQISAAVSSIDKATQNSQAAVNSTAESSSNLVEQSDKLDKTAHDVSILIMGSTE, from the coding sequence ATGAGTTCAAGAAGTCTCGATTTTAAATTAAATGCATCTACGCTAACACTTTTAATTTTAATCATTGGTGTTTCTTTTTACTCTATGTTTATGATCAATAAAACTCACTTTTATGCTGAAGATACAGGAAAAAATTGGTTACCTAGTATTGTTTCTGTTGGTGAGTTAAATAGAGATCTAACTATGGCACCAAGAAGACTAATTACTTACACATTAGACTGGTTTTATGACCAACCTAAAGAAACAAAAACAAAAAGTGCTGAATCATTAAGTAACTATATTAAATCATTTGATGAACATTTAAAAGCTTATAGCCCACTTGTGAGTGGACCTGCAGAAAAAGTATTTTATGACAAATGTTTGGAAAATTGGAATATTCTTCAAGCTCAAATGAAAGAAGTTCAAACAATAGCAGAAAGTGGAAGTGGTTTAGCTGCATTTACTTTATATCGTGAAAAAACATTACCACTTGTATTAAAATTACGTGAGTCATTGATAGAACTAAGCGATTTTAATTACAATGGCGGCCTTGAATCTACTAAACAAGGTGCCTATTTAACTTATTTAACAAATATTACTATGACTATTACAATTTTAGTTTCAATCATTATTGGAATTTTAATTTTTAAAATAATTATTTCATCAACAAAATTAATTGAAAAAGCAATACATAATTTAAAGAAACAAAGTGTTGAAACAAATAAAATTGCAAATAATTTAAAAGCTAGTTCTAAACTATTAGCAAGTTCTGTATCAGAACAAGCATCTTCTATTCATGAAACAAGTGCTGCTATAAATGAAATTACAAGTATGGTGAACAGAACAGCTGAAAATGCTCGTGAATCTACTGATGTTGCAAAAAGTGCCTCAGAAAAATCTGAAATAGGTCAAAATACAATGAACAAGCTTGTAAAAGCAATGGAAACAATACAAGAATCCAATGTTCAGTTGCAAAATATCGCTGGTATTATTAATCAAATTAACACAAAAACAGCTGTGATTAATGATATTGTTTCAAAGACTGAATTATTGTCATTAAATGCATCTATTGAATCGGCACGGGCAGGAGAATATGGGAAAGGTTTTGCTGTCGTTGCAGAAGAAGTTGGAAATCTTGCAAAAATAAGTGGTAAATCTGCTAACGAAATTCAAGAATTAATTACCACAAGCCAAGAACAAGTAAACAAAATACTTGAGCTAACAAAAGAACGTGTAGAAGGTGGTAAAAAAGTAACAGCAGAAGCACAAGATTCATTCATAAAAATTTCAGAAGATATTATTAAAATGTCTGGAGTAATTCAACAAATTTTTGAAGCTACAAAGGAACAAGAAATTGGTGTTAGACAAATTTCAGCAGCTGTTTCATCTATTGATAAAGCAACACAAAACAGTCAAGCAGCTGTAAATTCTACAGCAGAGTCTTCCTCTAATTTAGTAGAGCAAAGTGATAAATTAGATAAAACAGCACATGATGTTAGTATATTGATTATGGGTTCAACTGAATAA
- a CDS encoding acyl-CoA dehydrogenase family protein, which yields MPYSISNPLTLLKDDESLFYNSVLDFAKKEIAPLVSQMDESETLNASLISKIFDMGLMAIEVPEKYGGSGGSFFQAILAIEALAQVDPSISVFVDVQNTLIANALIKWAPENIKAKYFPQMAKNRVSSYCLTEANSGSDAFALKTSAVDKGTHYELNGKKIFITNAKEASLFLVFANINPDLGYKGITAFFVDKELGGVSLGRKESKLGIRASSTCEVIFENVKVPKENVIGEVGKGYKIAIETLNEGRIGIAAQMLGLAEGALAAAVNYAKQREQFGKPIAQFQGVQFQIADMAIRIEASKLMVYNAARLKDANLNFVKEAAMAKRFTSEVAEFVASTALEIFGGYGFVKDFPAEKFYRDAKIGKIYEGTTNMQLQTIAKMILD from the coding sequence ATGCCATATAGTATTTCAAATCCTTTAACATTATTAAAAGATGATGAATCTTTATTTTACAACTCGGTTTTAGATTTTGCTAAAAAGGAAATCGCTCCTCTTGTTTCCCAAATGGATGAATCCGAAACCCTAAATGCTTCTTTAATTTCTAAAATATTTGATATGGGACTTATGGCAATTGAAGTTCCTGAAAAATACGGGGGTTCAGGCGGTTCTTTTTTCCAAGCAATACTTGCTATAGAGGCTCTTGCACAAGTCGATCCTAGTATAAGTGTATTTGTTGACGTACAAAACACGTTAATCGCAAATGCACTAATAAAATGGGCTCCAGAAAATATCAAAGCAAAATACTTTCCTCAAATGGCTAAAAATAGAGTTAGTAGTTATTGTTTGACTGAAGCAAATAGTGGTTCCGATGCTTTTGCATTAAAAACTTCAGCTGTTGATAAAGGAACACACTATGAGTTAAATGGAAAAAAAATATTTATAACAAATGCAAAAGAAGCAAGTTTATTTTTGGTTTTTGCAAATATCAATCCCGATTTGGGCTATAAAGGAATAACTGCTTTTTTTGTAGATAAAGAATTAGGAGGTGTTTCTTTAGGCCGTAAAGAAAGTAAACTTGGGATAAGAGCAAGTAGTACTTGTGAAGTTATTTTTGAAAATGTAAAAGTACCTAAAGAAAACGTAATTGGCGAAGTTGGAAAAGGTTACAAAATTGCAATTGAAACTTTAAATGAAGGGCGTATCGGAATTGCGGCTCAAATGTTGGGTTTAGCAGAAGGAGCTCTTGCTGCTGCTGTAAATTATGCAAAACAGAGAGAACAGTTTGGAAAGCCAATTGCTCAATTTCAGGGCGTTCAATTTCAAATTGCAGATATGGCAATACGTATTGAAGCATCTAAACTTATGGTTTACAATGCAGCTCGACTTAAGGATGCAAATTTGAACTTTGTAAAAGAAGCGGCAATGGCAAAGAGATTTACCAGTGAAGTAGCTGAATTTGTAGCAAGTACGGCTCTTGAAATTTTTGGCGGATATGGTTTTGTGAAAGATTTTCCCGCAGAAAAGTTTTATCGTGATGCGAAGATTGGCAAAATTTACGAAGGGACAACAAACATGCAGTTGCAAACTATCGCAAAGATGATACTAGATTAA
- a CDS encoding HAMP domain-containing methyl-accepting chemotaxis protein: protein MKSKSLALKLNFSTSILLILILIAGIYAIIMINKSQEYAQITGTNWLPSVKAISRMSDNFGNISRRHVLIIGDYATNKSTEQIGEDRNKLNEFIKDFNEKLESYKGLVANNEEKAILEELIQNWKENNESIQSDLKIAETKNSKEAYEQYINKTLLIFLKVNDSLIKLSKLNSLGAINSTKNGEYFTSLTNIVMISIIIFSVILSFIIIQIISKTTKSIKKSVSNLKEQSVTTHEIATNLKNDSQTLSNSVSEQAASVHETTAAINEITSMVNRTAENAKESTEVAKGASEKAEEGQVTMTKLVSAMETIQESNSQLQNIAVIINQINSKTAVINDIVSKTELLSLNASIESARAGEYGKGFAVVAEEVGNLAKISGKSANEIQELITSSQEQVNTILGLTKERVDEGKKVTAEAQESFLKISEDISNMSSVILQISDATREQEIGVRQIATAMTNIDRATQNSQAAVNTSSESAKILVKESDLLDKTTKDVEILITGVAK from the coding sequence ATGAAATCAAAAAGTCTCGCATTAAAATTAAACTTTTCCACTAGCATATTATTAATTTTAATTTTAATTGCCGGAATTTATGCGATTATTATGATCAATAAATCACAAGAATACGCACAAATAACTGGTACAAATTGGCTTCCAAGTGTAAAAGCAATTTCAAGAATGTCCGATAATTTTGGTAATATTTCAAGAAGACATGTTTTAATTATAGGTGATTATGCAACAAATAAATCCACAGAACAAATTGGCGAAGATAGAAATAAATTAAATGAATTCATTAAAGACTTCAATGAAAAGCTAGAAAGTTACAAAGGATTAGTTGCTAATAATGAAGAAAAAGCAATTTTAGAAGAACTTATTCAAAATTGGAAAGAAAATAATGAAAGCATTCAATCCGATTTAAAGATTGCTGAAACTAAAAATTCAAAAGAAGCTTATGAGCAATATATAAATAAGACATTACTTATTTTTTTAAAAGTAAATGATAGTCTTATAAAATTAAGTAAATTAAATTCACTCGGTGCTATTAATTCTACTAAAAATGGAGAATATTTTACAAGCTTAACAAATATAGTTATGATTTCTATTATTATTTTTTCTGTAATTTTATCTTTTATTATAATTCAAATTATCAGTAAAACCACCAAATCTATTAAAAAATCTGTATCTAATTTAAAAGAACAATCCGTGACTACACATGAAATTGCAACTAATTTAAAAAATGACTCCCAGACATTATCTAATTCAGTTTCAGAACAAGCAGCTTCTGTTCATGAAACCACAGCAGCAATAAATGAAATTACAAGTATGGTGAATAGAACAGCAGAAAATGCAAAAGAGTCGACTGAAGTCGCAAAAGGAGCGTCTGAAAAAGCAGAAGAAGGACAAGTTACTATGACAAAACTTGTTTCTGCAATGGAAACTATTCAAGAATCCAACTCACAACTTCAAAATATTGCAGTTATTATTAACCAAATTAATTCTAAAACGGCAGTTATTAATGACATTGTTTCTAAAACAGAACTTTTATCTTTAAATGCTTCTATTGAATCGGCGCGCGCGGGTGAATATGGAAAAGGATTTGCCGTCGTTGCCGAGGAAGTTGGAAATCTTGCTAAAATTAGCGGTAAATCGGCTAATGAAATTCAAGAATTAATTACTTCAAGCCAAGAACAAGTAAACACCATACTAGGACTCACGAAAGAAAGAGTAGATGAAGGAAAAAAGGTAACAGCCGAAGCTCAAGAGTCTTTTTTAAAAATATCGGAAGATATTTCAAATATGTCTTCGGTTATTTTACAAATTTCCGATGCTACAAGGGAACAGGAAATTGGTGTAAGGCAAATTGCAACGGCAATGACAAATATTGACAGAGCTACGCAAAACAGCCAAGCAGCAGTGAATACATCTTCTGAGTCTGCAAAAATACTTGTTAAAGAAAGTGATTTGCTAGACAAAACAACAAAAGATGTAGAAATTTTAATTACTGGAGTAGCTAAATAA